A part of Ooceraea biroi isolate clonal line C1 chromosome 10, Obir_v5.4, whole genome shotgun sequence genomic DNA contains:
- the LOC105278381 gene encoding leucine-rich repeat-containing protein 51 gives MNVKHFSKDYTSDYRRNERQEMLVAPPLDLSFKKAINMDELMEKRPQTIRTGKAPARTFRDRYVTSTLWLSNNLLSSMEGVERLANRVLDKPIYLSWLDLSFNGIGEITGEIEKFANLKILYLHGNKISNITDILRLKKLRNLRSLTLHGNPIEDVPCYRNYIVHLLPQLLALDFSPVIAGEKKKARPVGFHKMIAA, from the exons ATGAATGTAAAACATTTCTCGAAAGATTACACCTCGGATTACAGACGAAATGAGCGGCAAGAAATGCTGGTCGCTCCGCCTTTAGACTTGTCATTTAAGAAAGCCATCAACATGGATG AATTGATGGAGAAACGGCCGCAGACAATACGCACTGGCAAAGCACCAGCGAGAACTTTCAGAGATCGTTACGTAACCAGCACGTTGTGGCTGAGCAACAATTTATTAAGCTCGATGGAAGGTGTTGAACGTCTTGCGAACAGAGTTCTCGACAAGCCTATTTACCTCAGCTGGCTGGATTTATCCTTCAATGGGATTGGGGAGATTACAGGGGAGATCGAAAAGTTCGCAAACCTTAAGATTCTCTACTTACACGGCAACAAAATCTCAAATATCACGGACATTCTGAGGCTGAAAAAGTTACGAAATCTCAGATCGTTAACGTTACACGGCAATCCGATCGAGGATGTCCCTTGTTACAGGAATTACATCGTGCACCTCCTGCCGCAGTTGCTCGCCCTCGATTTTTCGCCGGTGATTGCCGGCGAAAAGAAGAAGGCGCGACCGGTCGGGTTTCACAAAATGATAGCAGCCTGA
- the LOC105278382 gene encoding cyclin-L1 isoform X2, with the protein MATGQVIFQRFYYSKSLVRHNMETTAMGCICLASKIEEAPRRIRDVINVFNHVKQVSSQKAIQPVILDQNYVALKNQVIKSERRVLKELGFCVHVKHPHKIIVMYLQVLGYEKNRALMQQSWNYMNDSLRSDVFLRYQPETVACACIYLAARQLQLPLPTSPSWFSLFRVSESVIRDVCRRILRLYSRVRVKPEQLEKRVEELRRQYEEARTKARSGDVDGHTPSPPLPKHHNAWGGFISRSGTHAAPERTKSPRRSKSPSTSPSRGEGTKHSKRKRSRSRSRSHSQSRSSKSKKTQRRRSGSHKSSRRSRSYRSRSRSRDRDLEKSSKHRSKRRRH; encoded by the exons ATGGCTACGGGACAAGTAATATTTCAACGGTTTTATTATAGTAAATCGTTAGTCAGACACAATATGGAGACGACTGCGATGGGTTGCATCTGTTTAGCTAGCAAAATCGAGGAAGCGCCGAGGCGTATCAGAGACGTGATTAACGTTTTTAATCATGTAAAGCAAGTCTCCAGTCAAAA AGCTATCCAACCTGTGATTCTCGATCAGAATTACGTAGCGCTGAAAAATCAAGTGATCAAATCGGAAAGGAGAGTGCTAAAGGAGCTGGGCTTCTGCGTGCACGTAAAGCACCCGCACAAGATCATAGTCATGTACTTGCAAGTACTCGGGTACGAAAAGAACCGCGCGCTGATGCAGCAGAGCTGGAACTACATGAACGACTCGCTGCGTTCCGATGTGTTCCTGCGCTATCAGCCGGAAACGGTGGCGTGCGCGTGCATTTACCTGGCCGCTCGCCAGCTACAGTTGCCGCTGCCAACGTCGCCCTCCTGGTTCTCGCTGTTCCGGGTCAGCGAGTCCGTGATCAGGGACGTGTGCCGACGTATACTGCGATTGTATTCTCGAGTGCGCGTCAAGCCCGAGCAACTGGAGAAGCGCGTCGAGGAGCTGCGACGCCAATACGAGGAGGCCAGGACTAAGGCGCGCAGCGGTGACGTCGATGGACATACACCGAGTCCACCGCTGCCAAAGCACCATAACGCTTGGGGCGGATTCATCAGCCGCAGCGGCACGCATGCAGCTCCCGAAAGAACGAAATCACCCAG GCGTTCGAAATCTCCAAGCACTTCTCCATCACGAGGCGAGGGGACAAAGCATTCCAAGAGAAAACGTAGCAGATCCAGATCCCGCAGTCACAGCCAGAGCCGTTCCAGCAAATCCAAAAAGACGCAGCGGAGACGGTCGGGCAGTCACAAGTCGTCGCGCAGATCGCGGAGTTACCGATCGCGAAGTCGATCCCGGGATCGCGATTTGGAAAAATCGAGTAAACATCGTAGCAAGCGTAGGCGACACTAG
- the LOC105278380 gene encoding uncharacterized protein LOC105278380 isoform X1, which translates to MRKGSKESTYRSSRPRKRVFSGNQSTKDDNAPRGQSASAKKLNTAQSEEIPVYQSHCYRILDFITVFTALSDLLVCRECKQTVSFAQSANRGLGFKILLSCRCGRRHISSSPFINNSYEINRRIVFVMRLLGISREGINLFCSLMDLGKGISTNAYYAILQHIYDASRIVFLLLRKKAVREEQVENEQRERPSNNLKVSGDGSWQKRGFSSLYAVTTLIGYYSGKVIDLVVKGSYCQACVLWKSKEGTDEYLEWAEAHEDECCINHDGFSGKMEVDSIKEMFARSEEELDVRYGNYIGDGDSKTFNGILDLNPYGDDCTVITNECIGHVEKRMSTRLRNLKRKEKLGGRGKLTDILIK; encoded by the coding sequence ATGCGAAAAGGAAGCAAAGAGAGTACGTATCGTTCTTCGAGGCCGCGTAAACGTGTGTTCAGTGGCAATCAGAGTACGAAGGATGATAATGCTCCGAGAGGACAAAGTGCCAGTGCCAAAAAATTGAATACTGCGCAATCGGAAGAAATTCCCGTTTATCAATCGCACTGTTACAGAATTCTAGACTTTATCACGGTATTTACGGCACTTTCAGACTTACTTGTGTGCAGAGAGTGCAAGCAAACTGTTTCTTTTGCACAGAGTGCTAATCGTGGACTCGGTTTCAAGATTTTACTTTCGTGCCGATGTGGTAGAAGACACATTAGTTCTTCTCCTTTTATaaacaacagttatgagaTCAATCGTAGAATCGTTTTTGTCATGAGATTGTTAGGTATTAGTAGAGAAGGcatcaatttattttgtagCCTTATGGATTTAGGGAAGGGCATCAGTACGAATGCTTATTATGCCATCTTGCAACACATTTATGACGCCTCAAGAATAGTTTTTCTTTTGCTGCGGAAAAAAGCCGTGAGAGAGGAGCAAGTGGAAAATGAACAAAGAGAAAGGCcttcaaataatttaaaagtttctGGTGACGGCTCCTGGCAAAAACGCGGCTTTTCTTCATTATATGCAGTAACTACTCTCATCGGATATTACTCTGGAAAAGTGATTGATCTTGTCGTAAAGGGAAGCTACTGTCAGGCTTGTGTACTATGGAAAAGTAAAGAAGGCACGGATGAATATCTAGAATGGGCAGAAGCACACGAGGATGAATGCTGCATAAATCATGATGGTTTTTCAGGAAAAATGGAGGTGGATTCCATAAAGGAAATGTTCGCGAGATCTGAGGAGGAGTTAGATGTCAGGTACGGCAACTACATCGGCGACGGAGATTCTAAAACTTTTAATGGTATACTGGATTTGAATCCATATGGCGATGATTGTACAGTAATTACAAATGAATGTATCGGGCACGTCGAGAAAAGAATGAGTACACGGCTCCGCAAtttgaagagaaaagaaaaattaggtGGAAGAGGAAAATTGActgatatattgataaaataa
- the LOC105278382 gene encoding cyclin-L1 isoform X1, giving the protein MSTKENSTVPAKNMSVLNAKPYGKIVLTLQNCLLPEDKLNSTPSYLDGLDAETETDLRILGCELIQTAGILLKLPQVAMATGQVIFQRFYYSKSLVRHNMETTAMGCICLASKIEEAPRRIRDVINVFNHVKQVSSQKAIQPVILDQNYVALKNQVIKSERRVLKELGFCVHVKHPHKIIVMYLQVLGYEKNRALMQQSWNYMNDSLRSDVFLRYQPETVACACIYLAARQLQLPLPTSPSWFSLFRVSESVIRDVCRRILRLYSRVRVKPEQLEKRVEELRRQYEEARTKARSGDVDGHTPSPPLPKHHNAWGGFISRSGTHAAPERTKSPRRSKSPSTSPSRGEGTKHSKRKRSRSRSRSHSQSRSSKSKKTQRRRSGSHKSSRRSRSYRSRSRSRDRDLEKSSKHRSKRRRH; this is encoded by the exons ATGAGCACAAAGGAGAATTCTACGGTGCCGGCGAAGAACATGAGCGTGCTGAACGCGAAGCCGTACGGCAAGATCGTGTTAACGTTACAGAATTGTCTTTTGCCAGAGGACAAGCTTAATTCCACTCCGTCGTATCTGGACGGTCTCGATGCGGAAACTGAGACAGATTTGCGGATATTAGGATGTGAACTTATACAGACAGCGGGCATTCTCCTGAAATTACCGCAG GTTGCGATGGCTACGGGACAAGTAATATTTCAACGGTTTTATTATAGTAAATCGTTAGTCAGACACAATATGGAGACGACTGCGATGGGTTGCATCTGTTTAGCTAGCAAAATCGAGGAAGCGCCGAGGCGTATCAGAGACGTGATTAACGTTTTTAATCATGTAAAGCAAGTCTCCAGTCAAAA AGCTATCCAACCTGTGATTCTCGATCAGAATTACGTAGCGCTGAAAAATCAAGTGATCAAATCGGAAAGGAGAGTGCTAAAGGAGCTGGGCTTCTGCGTGCACGTAAAGCACCCGCACAAGATCATAGTCATGTACTTGCAAGTACTCGGGTACGAAAAGAACCGCGCGCTGATGCAGCAGAGCTGGAACTACATGAACGACTCGCTGCGTTCCGATGTGTTCCTGCGCTATCAGCCGGAAACGGTGGCGTGCGCGTGCATTTACCTGGCCGCTCGCCAGCTACAGTTGCCGCTGCCAACGTCGCCCTCCTGGTTCTCGCTGTTCCGGGTCAGCGAGTCCGTGATCAGGGACGTGTGCCGACGTATACTGCGATTGTATTCTCGAGTGCGCGTCAAGCCCGAGCAACTGGAGAAGCGCGTCGAGGAGCTGCGACGCCAATACGAGGAGGCCAGGACTAAGGCGCGCAGCGGTGACGTCGATGGACATACACCGAGTCCACCGCTGCCAAAGCACCATAACGCTTGGGGCGGATTCATCAGCCGCAGCGGCACGCATGCAGCTCCCGAAAGAACGAAATCACCCAG GCGTTCGAAATCTCCAAGCACTTCTCCATCACGAGGCGAGGGGACAAAGCATTCCAAGAGAAAACGTAGCAGATCCAGATCCCGCAGTCACAGCCAGAGCCGTTCCAGCAAATCCAAAAAGACGCAGCGGAGACGGTCGGGCAGTCACAAGTCGTCGCGCAGATCGCGGAGTTACCGATCGCGAAGTCGATCCCGGGATCGCGATTTGGAAAAATCGAGTAAACATCGTAGCAAGCGTAGGCGACACTAG